A single window of Pectobacterium parmentieri DNA harbors:
- a CDS encoding heme lyase CcmF/NrfE family subunit, with the protein MLLLPEFGYVALSLASCVGVATALLTFSGYTLRWSGTYRLARCWTLVLFGLVLFAFIALTLSVVQDDFSVNYVAQHSHRDLPLGLKIAAVWGGHEGSLLLWLLCLSGWSAAFACRYRKATSALFPLTLAMLAVIATALLVFIVFFSDPFVRLFPPAVAGRDLNPMLQHIGLILHPPLLYLGYGGLTVSAALALAALIHGEFTAPAAWICWRWTLPAWSLLTLGIILGSWWAYNELGWGGWWFWDPVENASLLPWLTASALLHSLSVTRMRGIFRHWSLILALLTFILCLLGTLIVRSGILVSVHAFALEHGRAVPLFILFSCLSMAALAVYGWRAQLIHSAARFSGWSREMAILLVLLLFSAVALVVLIGTLYPMIYGLAGWGKISVGAPYFNRVLLPFGGLMLLLIGGAAGGYWKRSARWSARRLGNSLAVAVITALIVWPYGYDVALAAGLIGWVMAVQWLQPLSAIRQQLPALLAHTGVALFALGIAFSAGSKQEISVNVAQGEQVTLGDYHFRFLRLDLVAAQNYTSEQAVIAIYRGDAPIAQIMPERRYYNARKQQMVEPGIAWGPIREWYAVMGEKTGENRYAMRFYVQTGVRWVWGGGMLMVAGALLGWFRGRKVYD; encoded by the coding sequence ATGTTGTTATTGCCAGAATTTGGATATGTGGCGTTGTCGCTGGCGAGTTGCGTAGGTGTGGCGACGGCGTTGCTGACATTTTCAGGCTACACCCTGCGCTGGTCGGGTACATACCGACTGGCGCGGTGCTGGACGCTGGTGCTGTTTGGCCTTGTGCTGTTCGCGTTTATCGCGCTGACGCTGAGCGTGGTGCAGGATGATTTTTCCGTCAACTATGTCGCTCAACATAGCCATCGTGATTTACCGCTGGGGCTAAAGATCGCAGCGGTCTGGGGCGGACATGAAGGGTCGCTGCTGCTGTGGCTGTTATGTTTGTCCGGCTGGAGCGCGGCATTTGCCTGCCGCTATCGCAAGGCGACGAGCGCACTGTTTCCGCTGACGCTGGCGATGCTGGCCGTGATAGCGACCGCGCTGCTGGTGTTCATTGTATTTTTTTCCGATCCTTTTGTGCGTCTCTTCCCGCCCGCTGTGGCGGGGAGGGATCTCAACCCGATGTTGCAACATATTGGCCTTATTCTTCATCCGCCGTTGCTCTATCTGGGCTATGGCGGGTTAACCGTGAGTGCGGCACTGGCATTAGCTGCCTTGATTCATGGCGAGTTTACGGCCCCGGCTGCCTGGATTTGCTGGCGCTGGACGCTGCCCGCCTGGAGCCTGTTAACACTGGGCATCATCCTGGGATCGTGGTGGGCCTATAACGAACTGGGCTGGGGAGGATGGTGGTTCTGGGATCCGGTAGAAAACGCCTCATTGCTCCCGTGGTTAACGGCTAGCGCGCTGCTCCACAGTCTCTCTGTCACCCGGATGCGCGGCATCTTCCGCCATTGGTCGCTGATATTGGCGTTGTTGACCTTCATTTTATGCCTGCTGGGCACGTTGATTGTTCGTTCCGGGATACTGGTTTCGGTTCACGCCTTCGCCCTCGAACATGGTCGCGCGGTGCCTTTATTTATCCTATTTTCCTGCTTAAGTATGGCGGCGCTGGCTGTTTATGGCTGGCGTGCTCAGCTTATCCATTCTGCTGCACGCTTCTCTGGCTGGTCGCGGGAAATGGCGATATTGCTGGTGTTGCTGTTATTTAGCGCGGTGGCGCTGGTGGTACTGATCGGCACTCTTTATCCGATGATTTATGGTTTGGCGGGTTGGGGGAAAATTTCGGTAGGTGCTCCTTATTTTAACCGCGTGCTCTTGCCCTTCGGTGGCCTGATGTTGTTGCTTATTGGGGGCGCGGCGGGAGGCTACTGGAAGCGTAGTGCGCGCTGGTCTGCCCGACGTTTAGGGAACTCGCTGGCAGTCGCCGTCATCACTGCTCTGATTGTATGGCCGTATGGGTATGACGTGGCGCTGGCTGCAGGCTTGATAGGCTGGGTGATGGCCGTGCAGTGGCTGCAGCCGCTGTCGGCGATACGCCAGCAACTTCCTGCGCTGTTAGCACATACCGGCGTGGCATTGTTTGCCTTGGGCATCGCGTTTTCTGCGGGCAGTAAGCAGGAAATCAGCGTCAATGTCGCTCAGGGAGAGCAGGTCACGCTGGGTGACTATCATTTTCGATTTTTACGGTTGGATTTAGTGGCGGCGCAGAATTACACCTCCGAGCAGGCCGTGATTGCGATTTATCGTGGTGATGCGCCGATCGCCCAAATTATGCCGGAACGTCGTTACTACAATGCACGTAAACAGCAGATGGTTGAGCCGGGTATTGCCTGGGGGCCGATCAGAGAATGGTATGCCGTGATGGGCGAGAAAACCGGCGAAAATCGCTATGCGATGCGTTTCTATGTGCAGACTGGCGTTCGCTGGGTGTGGGGCGGTGGCATGTTAATGGTCGCGGGCGCTCTGCTGGGGTGGTTCCGAGGGAGAAAGGTCTATGACTAA
- the ccmB gene encoding heme exporter protein CcmB yields the protein MRRLIARELRVALRNNAEILNPLWFFLIVIILFPLAIGPEPQLLMRVAPGVVWVAALLASLLAMDRLFRDDYQDGSLEQLTLLPLPLPLVVLAKVVVHWMVSGLPLLLLSPLAALLFGLDSHGWWVMALTLLLCTPTLSFLGAIGAGLTVGLRRSGVLLSLLVLPLTIPLLIFATAAVEAAMMQLPVGGYLAILGAFLAGSATLSPFATAAALRVSIQ from the coding sequence ATGCGGCGACTGATTGCTCGAGAGTTGCGCGTCGCGTTGCGCAATAACGCGGAGATTCTTAACCCGCTGTGGTTCTTCCTGATTGTCATCATTTTGTTTCCTCTCGCCATCGGGCCGGAACCGCAGCTATTGATGCGTGTAGCGCCGGGCGTGGTATGGGTGGCGGCATTGCTTGCTTCTCTGCTGGCGATGGATCGTCTTTTTCGCGATGACTATCAGGACGGTTCGCTGGAACAACTGACGCTGCTGCCGTTGCCGCTGCCGTTAGTGGTGCTGGCGAAAGTGGTGGTGCACTGGATGGTCAGCGGGCTGCCGTTGCTACTGCTTTCCCCGCTGGCGGCGCTGCTGTTTGGACTGGACAGCCACGGTTGGTGGGTGATGGCGCTAACGCTGTTGCTTTGTACGCCCACACTCAGTTTTTTGGGGGCGATTGGTGCGGGGTTAACGGTTGGGCTGCGTCGCAGCGGTGTACTGTTAAGTCTGTTGGTATTGCCGCTCACCATACCGCTGCTGATTTTTGCTACAGCGGCGGTAGAGGCCGCCATGATGCAACTGCCGGTGGGTGGGTATCTGGCAATCCTCGGTGCCTTTCTGGCAGGCAGCGCCACCCTGAGCCCGTTTGCTACGGCGGCGGCGTTGCGGGTGAGCATACAATAA
- the ccmA gene encoding cytochrome c biogenesis heme-transporting ATPase CcmA, with protein sequence MLEARDVVCIRDEHVLFSALSFTAGPGEMVQIAGANGVGKTSLLRILSGLATPESGDVCWQGQRINRIREHFNQQLLWLGHQPGIKSVLTGEENLRFFSPQQHQDAHWQALAAVGLSGYEDVPVARLSAGQQRRVALARLWLTDVPLWILDEPLTALDVAGVEMLTQRMEHHIAHGGIIILTTHQPLRPFAQSIRCIQLTPSEGAP encoded by the coding sequence ATGTTAGAAGCGCGTGATGTGGTTTGCATACGCGATGAGCATGTGCTGTTCAGCGCGTTGTCGTTTACCGCCGGCCCGGGAGAAATGGTGCAGATTGCCGGTGCCAACGGGGTGGGGAAAACATCGTTGTTGCGCATTTTAAGCGGCTTGGCGACCCCCGAGTCGGGAGACGTATGCTGGCAAGGACAGCGGATCAACCGTATACGTGAACATTTTAATCAGCAGCTTCTGTGGTTAGGCCATCAGCCGGGCATCAAGAGCGTGTTGACCGGTGAAGAAAATCTGCGCTTTTTCTCTCCGCAGCAGCATCAGGATGCCCATTGGCAGGCACTCGCCGCCGTCGGGTTGTCAGGATATGAAGACGTGCCTGTGGCGCGCCTTTCGGCGGGGCAACAGCGCCGTGTCGCATTGGCACGCTTGTGGCTCACCGACGTACCGCTGTGGATCCTGGATGAACCGCTTACTGCGCTTGACGTGGCGGGCGTTGAAATGCTGACACAGCGGATGGAACATCATATTGCACACGGTGGCATCATCATTTTAACCACTCATCAGCCGCTACGTCCGTTTGCTCAAAGCATCCGCTGTATCCAGCTTACACCGAGTGAAGGAGCACCATAA
- the nrfG gene encoding heme lyase NrfEFG subunit NrfG produces MSLLDVLIAAVAIILMAGLLWPLLPQRKPEGDGKLLRLAERIWHFQCEQAAKHLSEHEAKMLGRELVHDLPLTSSPPFVPRPMPIIVVVAAVIVIFLSSAVFYALGPRGALVQAERQRLADPLHDFSDAQQQEKQLAALQDNIRKTPGNSVLWAELGEYYLYRNAYDNALRAYRQAIALKGDSAELYSALATVLYYQAGQAVTPPMQEMVDKALALDANEVTALMLLASDAFLKADYARAITIWQHLLDTYSPRVNRAQLIEAINTATLLKNSQK; encoded by the coding sequence ATGAGCCTGTTAGACGTATTGATCGCTGCTGTCGCCATTATCCTAATGGCTGGGTTGTTATGGCCACTACTGCCCCAGCGCAAACCGGAGGGCGATGGCAAGCTACTGCGATTAGCGGAGCGTATCTGGCATTTTCAGTGTGAACAAGCTGCGAAGCATCTCTCCGAACATGAGGCAAAGATGCTGGGGCGTGAACTGGTGCATGACCTGCCGCTAACGTCATCCCCCCCCTTCGTGCCGCGCCCGATGCCAATCATCGTCGTCGTGGCCGCGGTCATCGTTATTTTCTTGAGTAGCGCGGTGTTCTATGCGCTGGGCCCGCGCGGTGCGCTCGTTCAAGCGGAGCGACAGCGGCTTGCCGATCCGCTACACGATTTTAGCGACGCACAACAGCAGGAAAAACAGCTTGCTGCCTTGCAGGACAACATTCGTAAAACGCCTGGCAACAGCGTCCTCTGGGCCGAGCTGGGTGAATATTATCTTTACCGTAACGCCTATGACAATGCGCTGCGTGCTTATCGACAGGCGATTGCGCTGAAGGGCGACAGTGCAGAGCTGTATTCAGCGCTGGCAACGGTACTGTATTACCAGGCGGGTCAGGCCGTCACGCCTCCGATGCAGGAGATGGTCGATAAAGCGCTGGCACTGGATGCCAATGAAGTGACGGCGCTGATGTTGCTGGCATCTGATGCGTTCTTGAAGGCGGATTATGCACGCGCTATTACGATTTGGCAGCACCTGCTGGATACGTACAGCCCTCGGGTTAATCGTGCTCAGCTAATCGAGGCAATCAATACGGCAACGCTGCTGAAGAATAGCCAGAAATAA
- the nrfF gene encoding heme lyase NrfEFG subunit NrfF, whose amino-acid sequence MTKYLTLLLMLLVFSVQAQVVDTWVFSSQAQRQDAMAIAGELRCPQCQNQSLLESNSPVAVSMRHEVFSMVEQGKDKSEIMAFMNQRYGDFVQYNPPMKMQTGILWLTPGLLLLAIVAIAWRVMRRQNRGARS is encoded by the coding sequence ATGACTAAATACCTTACGCTTCTTCTCATGCTGCTGGTTTTTTCTGTGCAGGCTCAGGTGGTCGATACCTGGGTATTTTCCAGTCAGGCGCAGCGTCAGGATGCGATGGCGATTGCTGGGGAATTACGCTGCCCGCAATGCCAAAACCAGAGCCTGTTGGAATCGAATTCGCCTGTGGCGGTCAGTATGCGCCATGAGGTTTTTTCCATGGTGGAACAGGGCAAAGATAAGTCAGAAATTATGGCGTTTATGAACCAGCGCTATGGGGACTTTGTTCAGTACAACCCACCGATGAAAATGCAAACCGGCATACTTTGGCTAACGCCAGGGCTTTTACTGCTAGCGATTGTGGCTATTGCGTGGCGGGTGATGCGGCGACAAAACCGAGGGGCGCGCTCATGA
- the napC gene encoding cytochrome c-type protein NapC yields the protein MKQPGKVGRLLRQLWQWWRRPSRLALGTLLIIGFASGIFFLATSQKGMEMSNSEAFCISCHEMRNTVYQEYMETAHYSNRSGVRATCPDCHVPHEFVPKMVRKIQASKELYGKIMGTIDTPQKFEAHRLTMAQSEWRRMKNNGSQECRNCHNFDYMDFSGQKTVAAEKHSEAIKLGQTCIDCHKGIAHKLPDMHGVKSGL from the coding sequence ATGAAACAACCAGGAAAAGTAGGACGGTTGTTACGCCAACTGTGGCAATGGTGGCGTCGCCCAAGTCGGCTGGCGCTGGGAACGTTGCTGATTATCGGCTTCGCAAGCGGCATTTTCTTTCTGGCGACGTCTCAGAAAGGCATGGAAATGAGCAACAGCGAAGCGTTCTGTATCAGTTGTCATGAGATGCGCAATACCGTTTATCAGGAATATATGGAAACCGCGCACTACAGCAACCGCAGCGGCGTGCGTGCCACCTGCCCGGATTGCCACGTTCCGCATGAGTTTGTGCCGAAGATGGTTCGTAAGATTCAGGCCAGTAAAGAGCTGTACGGCAAAATCATGGGCACGATTGATACGCCACAAAAATTTGAAGCACACCGGCTGACGATGGCGCAAAGCGAATGGCGGCGCATGAAAAATAACGGTTCTCAGGAATGCCGCAACTGCCATAACTTTGATTACATGGACTTCTCAGGGCAAAAAACGGTCGCAGCGGAAAAACACAGCGAAGCGATAAAACTCGGTCAAACCTGTATCGACTGCCACAAAGGCATCGCCCACAAACTGCCGGACATGCACGGCGTCAAAAGCGGGTTATAA
- a CDS encoding DsbE family thiol:disulfide interchange protein, whose protein sequence is MSRKILLIPLVLFLLLAVALLWQLVRNSGGDDPMRLESALIGKPIPAFRLESLDQPGKVYSQSELSDGKPLLLNVWATWCPTCRAEHQFLNTLAAQGIRVVGMNYKDERPKAVEWLKTLGNPYAMSLFDGDGMLGLDLGVYGAPETFLIDGQGIIRYRHAGDLNMQVWQETLQPLWDKYSKEGGA, encoded by the coding sequence ATGAGCCGTAAGATCTTGTTAATCCCGCTCGTCCTGTTTTTGCTGCTGGCCGTCGCCTTGCTGTGGCAACTGGTGCGGAACAGCGGTGGCGACGATCCCATGCGGCTGGAGTCAGCCCTGATTGGCAAGCCAATTCCTGCGTTTCGGCTTGAATCTCTGGATCAGCCGGGAAAGGTGTATAGCCAATCTGAACTGAGCGATGGCAAACCGCTGCTGCTGAACGTCTGGGCGACCTGGTGCCCAACGTGTAGGGCGGAACACCAATTTCTCAACACGCTGGCGGCGCAGGGGATCCGGGTCGTGGGCATGAACTATAAAGATGAGCGCCCCAAAGCGGTTGAATGGTTGAAGACGCTAGGCAACCCCTATGCGATGAGCTTGTTTGATGGCGACGGTATGTTGGGGCTGGATCTGGGTGTATATGGTGCGCCGGAAACCTTCCTGATCGACGGACAGGGCATCATTCGCTATCGTCATGCGGGCGATCTCAACATGCAGGTGTGGCAAGAAACGCTGCAACCACTGTGGGACAAATACAGCAAGGAGGGTGGCGCATGA
- a CDS encoding heme lyase CcmF/NrfE family subunit, whose protein sequence is MMPEVGNYLLCLALGVALLLSVYPLWGASRQDERLMALARPLSWVLFACILASFLVLVHALVINDFTVLYVANNSNRALPVWYRVAAAWGAHEGSLLLWVLLMSGWTFAVAVFSRGMSLDAVARVLAVMGMINVGFLLFIILTSNPFTRTLPDYPIDGRDLNPLLQDVGLIFHPPLLYMGYVGFSVAFAFAVASLLAERLDSAWARWSRPWTQAAWSFLTLGIVLGSGWAYYELGWGGWWFWDPVENASLMPWLVGTALLHSLSVTEKRGSFKAWTVLLAIGAFSLCLLGTFLVRSGVLVSVHAFASDPARGMFILAFLVIVIGGSLLLFAIKGNRVRARVTNSLWSRETFLLGNNLILMAATLVVLLGTLLPLVHKQLGLGSISIGAPFFNTMFTLLMAPFALLLGVGPLVRWRRDEPQKLRKLLLVAMAVTAALSLLLPWLLQDSLVAMTVVGLSMALWVFFLTVYELHSNSTRRHGLLRGLTTLSLSQWGMVCGHIGLAVTVVGIAFSQNYSVERDVRMRAGDSIQIHDYRFTFQGVQDVVGPNWHSGKGTIEVTRNGKPEAILTAEKRFYNTSGAIMTEAAIDAGVTRDLYAALGEELDDDSWAVRLYYKPFIRWIWYGGGLMALGGILCMFDPRYRLRRAVREISS, encoded by the coding sequence ATGATGCCTGAAGTGGGCAACTATCTGCTCTGTCTGGCGCTGGGTGTTGCGCTGTTGCTCAGCGTGTATCCACTGTGGGGCGCGTCGCGTCAGGATGAACGCCTGATGGCGCTGGCGCGTCCTCTTTCCTGGGTACTGTTCGCATGCATTTTGGCGTCCTTCCTCGTGCTGGTTCATGCGCTGGTGATCAATGATTTCACCGTCCTCTATGTAGCAAATAACTCGAACCGTGCGCTGCCGGTATGGTATCGCGTTGCCGCGGCATGGGGGGCACATGAAGGATCGCTGCTGCTCTGGGTTCTGTTAATGAGCGGTTGGACCTTCGCCGTGGCGGTCTTCAGCCGAGGAATGTCGCTGGATGCGGTCGCCCGGGTTCTAGCCGTCATGGGGATGATTAATGTCGGCTTCCTGCTGTTTATCATCCTGACGTCGAATCCCTTTACGCGCACGCTTCCGGACTATCCGATTGACGGACGCGATCTCAATCCGCTATTGCAGGATGTCGGGTTAATCTTTCACCCTCCGCTGCTTTACATGGGCTATGTCGGGTTTTCCGTGGCGTTTGCGTTTGCGGTCGCCTCGCTGCTGGCCGAGCGACTGGATAGCGCGTGGGCTCGCTGGTCCCGACCGTGGACACAGGCGGCTTGGTCATTCCTGACGCTGGGTATCGTGCTGGGATCTGGCTGGGCGTATTACGAGCTGGGGTGGGGCGGTTGGTGGTTCTGGGATCCGGTGGAGAATGCTTCATTGATGCCGTGGCTGGTGGGCACGGCGCTGCTGCATTCGCTGTCGGTTACCGAGAAACGCGGCAGCTTTAAGGCCTGGACGGTACTGCTGGCTATCGGCGCGTTCTCGCTCTGCCTGCTGGGAACCTTTCTGGTGCGTTCCGGCGTGCTGGTATCGGTGCACGCGTTTGCCTCCGATCCGGCGCGCGGCATGTTTATTCTCGCGTTTTTGGTCATTGTCATCGGCGGTTCTTTGCTGCTGTTCGCTATCAAAGGTAATAGAGTGCGGGCACGGGTAACGAACTCGCTCTGGTCGCGTGAAACTTTTCTGCTCGGCAATAACCTGATTCTGATGGCGGCCACGCTTGTTGTGCTGTTAGGAACGCTGCTGCCGTTGGTGCATAAGCAGTTGGGGTTGGGCAGCATTTCGATTGGTGCACCGTTCTTCAATACGATGTTTACCCTGTTAATGGCACCTTTTGCCCTGCTGCTGGGCGTGGGGCCACTGGTTCGCTGGCGGCGCGATGAACCACAAAAGCTGCGCAAACTGCTGCTGGTGGCGATGGCCGTGACGGCGGCCCTGTCGCTGCTGCTTCCGTGGCTGTTACAGGATTCCCTTGTTGCCATGACGGTGGTCGGTCTGTCGATGGCGCTGTGGGTATTTTTCTTAACAGTGTACGAACTGCATAGCAATTCCACCCGACGCCACGGTCTGCTGCGCGGTTTGACCACGCTTTCACTGAGCCAGTGGGGCATGGTGTGCGGCCATATTGGGCTGGCGGTGACGGTGGTAGGTATCGCATTCAGCCAGAATTATAGCGTTGAGCGAGATGTGCGGATGCGGGCAGGCGACAGCATACAGATCCATGATTACCGTTTTACGTTTCAAGGTGTGCAGGATGTCGTGGGGCCGAACTGGCACAGCGGTAAAGGGACGATCGAGGTCACGCGCAACGGCAAGCCGGAGGCGATCCTGACGGCGGAAAAACGCTTCTATAACACCAGCGGCGCGATCATGACGGAAGCGGCAATTGACGCGGGTGTGACGCGCGATCTTTACGCGGCCTTAGGCGAAGAGTTGGATGACGATAGCTGGGCGGTAAGACTGTATTACAAACCCTTTATCCGCTGGATTTGGTATGGCGGTGGGCTGATGGCGCTAGGGGGTATTCTGTGCATGTTTGATCCGCGTTATCGCCTGCGTCGTGCCGTGAGGGAGATATCATCATGA
- a CDS encoding cytochrome c-type biogenesis protein, translating into MRVLSFLGALLLSFSVLASSEVLRFDNDTQEQQFRELTMQLRCPKCQNNSIADSNSMIASDMRQKVYELMQQGQTKEQVVDYMVDRYGYFVTYEPPITPFTILLWLLPGLFLAVGAAMIIRRARRIKSAKEPMSEQDKKRLQTLLGHEGKSE; encoded by the coding sequence ATGAGAGTGCTCAGCTTCCTTGGTGCATTGTTGCTGTCGTTCAGCGTGCTGGCGTCATCCGAAGTATTGCGTTTTGACAACGACACACAGGAGCAACAATTCCGCGAGTTGACCATGCAACTGCGCTGCCCGAAATGCCAGAACAATAGTATCGCTGATTCCAATTCGATGATTGCCTCAGACATGCGGCAGAAAGTGTATGAACTGATGCAGCAGGGGCAAACGAAAGAGCAGGTTGTCGATTACATGGTGGATCGTTACGGCTACTTTGTGACATATGAACCGCCGATCACGCCTTTCACGATCTTGTTATGGCTACTGCCTGGGCTGTTTCTGGCGGTGGGGGCCGCGATGATTATTCGGCGCGCGCGTCGTATCAAAAGTGCCAAAGAACCGATGAGCGAACAGGATAAAAAGCGTTTGCAGACGTTGTTGGGACATGAGGGGAAATCGGAATGA
- the ccmI gene encoding c-type cytochrome biogenesis protein CcmI — translation MILLTTIIVLSLIALSALLLAPWSSRGEYDRDAINQALYRDRLRELNGDVANEQERAQLVEELQHTLLQDIPGGVKAQQRPLSHWVLLPGVLLLVIVSLGVFWKTSAVNRVQELQQVVVLTPDLMKRALDADAEPLTIEEVARLGLGLRSQLEAQPDNAQDWWMLGRIAGLLNNYDMSVQAFAKAFQLEPKNMDLALDYADLLSRSTDPRDSQRGGDMLRELMNSGSTNVRVLSLLAFNAYEAQRYQDAIDAWQAMLKLLPQNDTRRAVIERSVAQAKASLSVQATTGK, via the coding sequence ATGATATTACTGACAACCATCATTGTTTTATCGCTGATTGCACTGTCTGCGCTGCTGCTTGCGCCATGGTCGTCGCGGGGCGAGTACGATCGCGATGCGATCAATCAGGCGCTATATCGCGATCGTCTACGTGAGCTTAACGGGGATGTTGCCAATGAGCAGGAGCGTGCTCAACTGGTTGAAGAGCTTCAGCATACGTTATTGCAGGATATTCCCGGCGGGGTGAAGGCACAACAGCGACCGCTGAGCCACTGGGTTTTGCTGCCGGGCGTGTTGTTGCTGGTTATCGTCAGCCTCGGTGTATTTTGGAAGACTTCTGCGGTTAATCGGGTGCAGGAATTGCAGCAAGTTGTGGTGTTAACGCCGGACTTGATGAAGAGAGCGCTAGATGCGGATGCAGAACCACTGACGATCGAAGAGGTGGCGCGTCTCGGCTTGGGGTTGCGTAGTCAATTGGAGGCGCAGCCAGACAACGCACAAGACTGGTGGATGCTGGGGCGCATTGCGGGCTTGCTGAATAACTACGACATGTCTGTGCAGGCCTTTGCCAAGGCGTTTCAGCTCGAACCGAAAAATATGGATTTGGCGCTAGACTATGCCGATCTGCTGTCGCGATCCACCGATCCGCGTGATAGCCAGCGTGGTGGTGACATGTTGCGTGAGCTGATGAATTCCGGCTCGACCAATGTGCGGGTGTTGAGCCTGCTGGCCTTTAATGCCTATGAAGCCCAGCGCTATCAAGACGCGATTGATGCTTGGCAAGCGATGCTAAAACTGCTACCGCAAAACGACACGCGCCGTGCGGTTATCGAGCGCAGCGTCGCACAGGCGAAAGCTTCACTGTCGGTGCAGGCGACAACAGGGAAGTAG
- a CDS encoding heme ABC transporter permease produces the protein MLRKNYQLTQPDRLYGLCGKLIPWFALISVALLIGGCLLGFGFAPADYQQGQGYRIMYLHVPAAVWSMGVYAVMAMFALIGMIRQSKTAELAVAAMAPVGAVFTFIALTTGATWGKPMWGTWWVWDARLTSELVLLFLYVGIIALYNAFDDRRLAGRAAAILVLVGVVNLPIIHFSVEWWNTLHQASTKMQKTIDPAMRLPLRIMMLGFMSLFVTLSLMRLRNLILVQQRRAPWVAALVNKGGIAR, from the coding sequence ATGTTAAGAAAAAACTATCAGCTTACGCAACCGGATCGCCTTTATGGCCTTTGCGGCAAGCTTATCCCCTGGTTTGCACTGATTAGCGTGGCGCTGCTGATTGGCGGTTGCCTGCTGGGATTCGGGTTTGCACCTGCGGATTACCAGCAAGGGCAAGGATATCGCATCATGTACCTGCATGTGCCAGCGGCGGTGTGGTCGATGGGCGTCTATGCCGTAATGGCGATGTTTGCGCTTATCGGGATGATTCGGCAGTCAAAAACGGCGGAGCTTGCCGTGGCGGCGATGGCTCCGGTTGGTGCGGTGTTTACCTTTATTGCGCTGACAACGGGGGCGACCTGGGGCAAACCGATGTGGGGAACCTGGTGGGTCTGGGATGCGCGCCTGACGTCGGAACTCGTTCTACTGTTTCTGTACGTCGGTATCATCGCGCTCTACAACGCATTTGACGATCGCCGCCTCGCTGGTCGAGCGGCAGCCATTCTGGTGCTGGTCGGCGTGGTGAATTTACCCATCATTCATTTCTCGGTCGAGTGGTGGAATACCCTACATCAGGCATCGACAAAAATGCAGAAAACCATCGATCCCGCTATGCGTCTGCCGCTGCGGATCATGATGTTAGGGTTTATGAGTTTGTTCGTGACGTTGTCACTCATGCGGTTGCGTAATCTGATACTGGTGCAACAACGTCGCGCGCCCTGGGTTGCCGCGTTGGTTAATAAAGGAGGAATAGCACGATGA
- the ccmD gene encoding heme exporter protein CcmD, which yields MNIAFTNWQDFFAMGGYALYVWLAVVLTLLPLSALIGHTLWHRRALLNDIRRQQAREQRKSTARQSTAVEVTQ from the coding sequence ATGAACATCGCTTTCACGAACTGGCAAGATTTTTTTGCGATGGGTGGCTATGCCTTATACGTATGGCTAGCTGTGGTGTTAACGCTGTTGCCGCTTAGCGCATTGATCGGTCATACCCTCTGGCATCGGCGTGCATTACTGAACGACATCCGCCGCCAGCAGGCACGTGAGCAGCGCAAGAGTACGGCTCGTCAGTCGACTGCGGTGGAGGTGACGCAATGA
- the ccmE gene encoding cytochrome c maturation protein CcmE yields MSVPRKTRLYAILAVACGAVLTVGLTFYALSSNIDLFYTPSEILYGKNETQEKPAIGQRLRVGGMVMPGSVRRDSQSLEVRFTVYDAQGSVDVTYNGMLPDLFREGQGVVAQGILDSDDHIAAKEVLARHDENYTPPEIKAAMEGQNGHAPAAATEGKRL; encoded by the coding sequence ATGAGTGTACCGCGTAAAACCCGTCTCTATGCCATTCTGGCCGTCGCCTGCGGCGCGGTGTTGACAGTAGGGCTAACGTTCTATGCGTTGAGCTCAAATATCGATCTCTTTTATACGCCCAGTGAAATTCTTTATGGCAAGAATGAAACACAGGAAAAACCGGCGATTGGGCAGCGCTTACGCGTAGGTGGCATGGTGATGCCGGGTAGCGTGCGCCGCGATAGTCAAAGTCTGGAAGTCCGCTTCACCGTTTATGATGCGCAGGGTTCAGTTGATGTGACTTATAACGGGATGTTGCCGGACTTGTTCCGCGAAGGGCAAGGCGTTGTGGCGCAGGGCATTCTGGATAGCGACGATCATATTGCAGCGAAAGAAGTGCTTGCCCGACATGACGAAAATTACACACCACCGGAAATCAAAGCGGCGATGGAAGGGCAAAACGGTCACGCTCCGGCGGCGGCCACAGAAGGTAAACGGTTATGA